From the Macaca nemestrina isolate mMacNem1 chromosome 7, mMacNem.hap1, whole genome shotgun sequence genome, one window contains:
- the LOC139364289 gene encoding uncharacterized protein — MIEGRLLWFRKSTKIARGEGASCNCSSQALGAPRQLGARLGDTPLDAASGAARTLQRPARLRSLPQNQLQLGVLSPSRRRSAASLSPDLRAGSFLPPPALSVRGSQPPARGQRVQPKTPQFFPTTPYQGLLLLLFSCPALPKVCGNSVT, encoded by the exons ATGATAGAGGGGAGGCTCCTTTGGTTCCGCAAGTCGACGAAAATAGCTCGTGGAGAAGGCGCCTCCTGCAACTGCAGTTCGCAAGCTCTCGGGGCGCCCCGCCAGCTGGGGGCCAGATTGGGTGACACTCCCCTCGACGCAGCCTCCGGAGCGGCGCGCACTCTCCAGAGGCCAGCAAGACTGCGCTCTCTACCGCAGAACCAGCTCCAGCTAGGTGTTCTCTCCCCATCTCGCCGTCGCTCTGCCGCCTCACTCTCTCCGGACCTCAGAGCCggctctttccttcctcctcccgcCCTTTCCGTCCGGGGATCGCAACCTCCAGCCCGTGGGCAACGCGTTCAGCCCAAGACCCCACAGTTTTTCCCAACGACCCCCTACCAAGGGCTTCTCTTGCTTCTGTTCTCCTGCCCCGCACTTCCCAAAG TGTGCGGGAACAGTGTGACCTAA